TTCCGTCTGGAAGCCTGCCAGACGGCTCTCGATGAATTCCGTCGCGGCAGCCGCTTCTGCGGCAGCAACGATTTCCGCCTCGCTTGCCCCTTCGCGTCCAAGGCGAATATTATCGCTGATGGAGCGGTTCAACAGACCTGCATCCTGGAACACAGTGGCAATGGAGTGGCGTAGCGAGCGGCGGGTGACCGTCGCGATATCGGTGCCATCCACGAAGATCGCGCCCTGCTGCGGATCGTAGACGCGTTGCAGCAGGTTCACCAGCGTGGTCTTGCCTGCGCCCGTCGGGCCGACGATAGCAATCGTCTGACCGGCCTTGGCGGTAAAGGAGACATCACGCACGCCTTGCGTGGTATTGGCAAAGTCGAAGGAAACGTTGCGGAATTCCACCTCGCCGCGAACGGCATTCAGCTCACCGGCGTTGGCAGGCTCTTCGCGATCCTTCACCGAATCTTCAAGGCGGAAGAAATCCTCCAGCTTGGAGCGTGCCTCGAAAATCTGCGTCGCAAACTGGCGCAGCAGATCCAGACGGCCGATCAGCAGGTTCGCAAAGCCGATAAAGGCAATGACATCGCCTACTTTGATCTCGCCACTGCGAACCAGAAAGATGCCGATAATGAGAATGATCAGCATGGAAATCGTTGAAGCCATGCGGTTCAGCGCGCTCGCAATTGCCCACCAGTCGAGAACCGGATACTGGGCTGAGAGCAGCCGTTCCGTGAAGCCCTTCAATGCCTTCGTCTCTGCCTCGATGCGGTTGTAGCTGTGCAGGACTGTCACGTTGCTGATGGAATCGCTAACATGCGAAAAAACGGTATGGTAATGGCCTTCAACGGAGGCTTGGCCTTCTTTCGTACGGTTCATGACCACACGGCCGATGATCCAGTAGACCACGCTCAGAACCACAAGCACCGAGCTTAGCCGCCAATCCATCGAGAAGGCGGTGGGAACGAGCAGCACGAGTGCCACGATCGTAGCGAGATGCGTACGCATGAATTCCAGCCAGAGGCCGAATAGCGTTTCGCTGGCGCGCAACAGCGTATGGAGCGCGTTGGATGTGCCGCGCTGATGATGCCATGAAAGAGGCATGGAAACGATGCGGCCAAATGCTTCCGTCAAAAGGGATGCACGTCTGCCATGGGCAAGACGGTCAGCCTCGCGCGCGACGAGGACGTAAGCAATGGTATTGAAAACGCCAAAGCCGCCCCACATCAGAAGAATGGGTGTCACATCGCCTTGAGAGGAGATGGCGTCAATGATCCGGCCGAACAGAATGGGTTCAGCGATCGTAATGACTGCCAGCACGATGTTAGCGATGACGACCATCGTGACCCGGAGGCGATGAGCTCCCAGGTATCTCAGGGCGCGTGCGTACACTTGAAACAGGCTCACGGCATTACCTCATGCTGATATCACATTTTGTTGCATAGCAGCCCGCACCTGTATGCAGCGTGAACGCGATCATAAACGGGTATAGAAAGAATGGGATGATCTGCAAGGCTGACATTGACACCCGGTGTCTTAATCTTCAATCAGGCGAGATCTACCCAAACAAATGCAACCATATATAAACAAATTTTAGGCATGCGCTCTTGGCCTGCATAGATCGGGAACTTGCTGGACATGCGTGATAATTGGGGGACGGAGTGAATATTCACTCGCTTGTGCAATTTCTGGCGATATCCCATGAAGCGGAAACCGCGAGCGAACTCGTGGGAGAGCTTGAATCCCTGCTTAATATCCATGCGTTCCGCTATTACGGTATCTGGTTTCACGACAAGGTCTTTGCAGATACGACCGATTTCATGCTGACGGGTCGGTGGCCGGCCGGATGGCGCAAACATTATGCTGCCCGGAAATATGCCTCCATTGATCCGCTGCGCCGGATGCTTGCCGTCACGCAGCGCCCATTTCGCTGGAAGGACGCCATTGCCGCGTATCAGGATGATCCGCAGCAAAAGAAGGCGTTGCGGCTCCTGCGGGACGCAGCCAAGAATGGTCTTTATGATGGGTATGTGTTCCCGATCTATGGCAGGACCGGCCTGATTGGTACGATGACCATCGCGGGAGAGCCCATCGACCTTTCTCCCGTCGAGATCTGCCTCTTTGAGGCCGTGGCCAGAAAATCACTGTGGCGATTGCTGGAATTGCGCGGCGCTGCAGCAGAGCTCGAAAAGCGCACCGCGCTGGAGGCGGATCTCACGCAGCGCCAGCTCGAGGTTCTGCGTTTGTTATGCGACGGAATGACATCGAATGAAATCGCCAAGGCGCTGGAGATTTCGAACCATACGGTCGACTGGTACATCAACGTCATTCAGGAAAAGTTCAATGCGCGCAACAGGCAGCATGTCATCGCGATGGCGTTCCGGGCGGGGATCGTGACGTGACTGGCGTAAGCTGACGTGAAACTGACATAAATTTAAACGATTCAATAAGACGGAAATTGCCATTCCGAAAAATGCCGCTAATGTTCCTTCGCAGTGCAACATGCACTGTTACTGTCGAGGGGGATAGCTTTGCAAATCCGGAAGATTCTTGTCGCCAACCGATCCGAAATTGCCATCCGCGTGTTCCGCGCCGCCAACGAGCTTGGCATCAAAACGGTGGCCATATGGGCAGAGGAAGATAAACTTTCGCTGCATCGGTTCAAAGCGGACGAGAGCTATCAGGTGGGGCGTGGCCCGCATCTGGCCCGTGATCTGGGACCAATCGAGAGCTATCTTTCCATTCCGGAAGTCATCCGGGTTGCCAAGGCGTCCGGCGCGGACGCGATCCATCCGGGATACGGCCTGCTGTCTGAAAGCCCGGAATTCGTTGAGGCCTGCAACGCTGCAGGAATCATTTTCATCGGCCCGAGGCCGGATACGATGCGCCA
The window above is part of the Rhizobium rhizoryzae genome. Proteins encoded here:
- a CDS encoding helix-turn-helix transcriptional regulator; the encoded protein is MNIHSLVQFLAISHEAETASELVGELESLLNIHAFRYYGIWFHDKVFADTTDFMLTGRWPAGWRKHYAARKYASIDPLRRMLAVTQRPFRWKDAIAAYQDDPQQKKALRLLRDAAKNGLYDGYVFPIYGRTGLIGTMTIAGEPIDLSPVEICLFEAVARKSLWRLLELRGAAAELEKRTALEADLTQRQLEVLRLLCDGMTSNEIAKALEISNHTVDWYINVIQEKFNARNRQHVIAMAFRAGIVT
- a CDS encoding glucan ABC transporter ATP-binding protein/ permease; the encoded protein is MSLFQVYARALRYLGAHRLRVTMVVIANIVLAVITIAEPILFGRIIDAISSQGDVTPILLMWGGFGVFNTIAYVLVAREADRLAHGRRASLLTEAFGRIVSMPLSWHHQRGTSNALHTLLRASETLFGLWLEFMRTHLATIVALVLLVPTAFSMDWRLSSVLVVLSVVYWIIGRVVMNRTKEGQASVEGHYHTVFSHVSDSISNVTVLHSYNRIEAETKALKGFTERLLSAQYPVLDWWAIASALNRMASTISMLIILIIGIFLVRSGEIKVGDVIAFIGFANLLIGRLDLLRQFATQIFEARSKLEDFFRLEDSVKDREEPANAGELNAVRGEVEFRNVSFDFANTTQGVRDVSFTAKAGQTIAIVGPTGAGKTTLVNLLQRVYDPQQGAIFVDGTDIATVTRRSLRHSIATVFQDAGLLNRSISDNIRLGREGASEAEIVAAAEAAAATEFIESRLAGFQTEVGERGNRLSGGERQRIAIARAILKNAPILVLDEATSALDVETEARVKEAIDRLRQNRTTFIIAHRLSTIRDADMVLFLDHGRIIEKGTFDELSAMGGRFASLLKTSGILADEHKPALEQRLLQQA